A genomic window from Triticum urartu cultivar G1812 chromosome 7, Tu2.1, whole genome shotgun sequence includes:
- the LOC125524085 gene encoding protein PHOTOPERIOD-INDEPENDENT EARLY FLOWERING 1 isoform X5: MASKGPRSKPDHETRPRRKKALEAPREPRKPKVHWDHVLGEMVWLSKEFESERKWKLSMAKKIAQRANMGVVDQATKDEKKQKEGEHRLRKVALNISKDVKKFWTKIEKLVLYKNQLEVEERKKKALDKQLDFLLGQTERYSTMLAENLVDVPHLQTQENGLLQANVLSQEEVAGPSQTNQPSQEEVAGPSQTNQPSQEDVAEPSQTSQPLQEDVAEPSHTNQPLQEDVAEPSHTNQPAQEEVAAENINAPTPDDLDTMETDDDYDSSSLNEEQEDDERTIDEDEAQITEAERNEELAALQAEADIPIDDLLKSYLKSQVSRESSPVNKDTCSNSDLKNSTKDSSNQVNGCNHDSGYTSSDEGNFSEEVDDSHHYAEFVKRNHGKSNGGVSGEQEDNDYVCTDEGKDDEATLSEEEELAKKDGPDPSDEIKLLQKESEIPLEELLARYPKDGYADDLTAELEDSPTHSNEEVNSDMSLDDPPADLELNNDTSENNEIAEVLGAEHVSGNALQLEIVSEPSVQECSVKEGELTDAKVMADEEASVQECSVKEVEMTDAKVMADQETIVQECPVKEDVLTDAKVMADEETSVQERFVKEDEQTDAKAMADEDTGDSVMADAAAAARAAQPTGNTFSTTSVRTKFPFLLKHSLREYQHIGLDWLVAMYEKRLNGILADEMGLGKTIMTISLLAHLACEKGIWGPHLIVVPTSVMLNWETEFLKWCPAFKILTYFGSAKERKQKRQGWMKPNFFHVCITTYRLVIQDSKAFKRKKWKYLILDEAHLIKNWKSQRWQTLLNFNSKRRILLTGTPLQNDLMELWSLMHFLMPHVFQSHQEFKDWFCNPISGMVEGQDKVNKEVIDRLHNVLRPFILRRLKRDVEKQLPQKHEHVIYCRLSRRQRNLYEDFIASSDTQATLSSGNYFGMISIIMQLRKVCNHPDLFEGRPIISSFDMAGIDMQISSSVCMVLDKGPFSQAGLSDMNLVFTQNEFNMTSWEADEVAAVFLPGITSRGSGAEISCSSKAGQRRNGTNIFEEIQKALQEERIKEAKERAASIAWWNRLRCEKRPVYGRNIRELLTIRHPMCDVLEKKNNPSCYMDFSSSLADLVLSSVERFNKMLGFIESFTFAIPAARAATPICWCKKRNSPVLLGPAYREQCMNEFSPILSPIRPAIVRRQVYFPDRRLIQFDCGKLQELAILLRRLKSEGHRALIFTQMTKMLDTLEEFINLYGYTYLRLDGSTQPEERQTLMQRFNTNPKFFLFILSTRSGGVGVNLVGADTVIFYDSDWNPAMDQQAQDRCHRIGQTREVNIYRLISESTIEENILKKANQKRTLDDLVIQRGCYNTEFFKKLDPMEFFSGHTPLNVEEQPRDRSMTAVSSNETGLALSNADVEAAIRQAEDEADYMALKRLEQEEAADNQEFSEEVAGRLEDDELVNEEDTKPDDHTSEEHKHQSSDADKDKNVGLPVNQINEEKALTLAAGDGDMDMLADVKQMAAAAAAAGQASSSFENHLRPIDRYAMRFLELWDPIIDKAAVNYQVNVAEEEWELERIEKLKEDLEAEIDEDQEPLSYESWDVDFATTAYRQQVEALAKKQLLEEQERQVLEAAKELEEMNDMASSHRKKSKKKKRKAGKFKSLKKGRVSSDSEAMHDETSVDTMSIDDNAPSPELMSDESPHHGSHKRKKMTPRNEEVSSSSRALKKFKKAPKSNCTPESSSHKHSLEGKQLKLMDEVNDSDPKSVRIKSDGRISMASMPAKRVMVIKPERLKKKGLMWPRDCALDSWTTEEDAVLCGTVHEYGPVWELASDLLHSIPGGACYRGRYRHPVHCCERFRELFCKYVLSATDNANSEKAPSGAGKAVLKVSEDQTRMLLNVISEIPNNELLLQKHFMAILSSVWRSKCAHESRRVTSVCSSATHNPVRLSENWSMTNDKPSFNLVRTALADAQAQCPRVAIPTSNQEPRRRHLDLVLDFRTDRHAYQADFPSVVNVSILEPDPIRRTVVPVEQSLLSGLPHRHAENRFRIASEACFEGEGSHWASSVHMNDTARHKSGSKSTGKHKAASESGRPPKSKIQRMAEPQDMPALKFDFLRSPRQLLTSAAEFPITQSLSDFGIDDSELTYMEDLTLEETDTEFAPYQYDQVSLAGIEELDPLVDLTDIG; encoded by the exons ATGGCATCAAAAGGTCCCAGGTCGAAGCCAGACCATGAGACAAGACCTAGACGCAAGAAG GCTCTTGAAGCTCCAAGGGAGCCTCGGAAGCCAAAAGTTCACTGGGACCATGTTCTGGGGGAAATGGTTTGGCTGTCAAAG GAGTTTGAATCTGAGAGAAAGTGGAAGTTGTCCATGGCTAAAAAGATTGCTCAAAGGGCCAATATGGGTGTAGTTGACCAAGCAACAAAGGATGAGAAAAAACAGAAG GAGGGAGAACATCGCCTGAGAAAAGTTGCCCTAAATATTTCTAAGGATGTGAAGAAGTTCTGGACCAAAATAGAGAAGTTG GTTCTCTATAAGAATCAACTAGAGGTTGAGGAAAGGAAGAAAAAGGCCCTCGATAAGCAGCTTGATTTCCTTTTAGGTCAGACTGAAAG ATATTCTACAATGTTGGCTGAAAATCTCGTGGATGTTCCCCATTTGCAAACACAAGAAAATGGACTGTTACAGGCAAATGTACTATCCCAGGAGGAAGTAGCAGGACCTTCCCAGACTAATCAACCATCCCAGGAGGAAGTAGCAGGACCTTCGCAGACTAATCAACCATCGCAGGAGGATGTAGCAGAACCTTCGCAGACTAGTCAACCATTGCAGGAGGATGTAGCAGAACCTTCGCACACTAATCAACCATTGCAGGAGGACGTAGCAGAACCTTCGCACACTAATCAACCAGCGCAGGAGGAAGTAGCTGCGGAGAACATAAATGCACCAACTCCTGATGATCTAG ATACAATGGAAACCGATGATGACTATGATAGCAGCTCCTTGAACGAAGAACAG GAAGATGACGAGCGCACAATTGATGAGGATGAAGCCCAAATCACGGAGGCTGAGCGCAATGAAGAATTAGCTGCATTGCAGGCAGAAGCTGACATACCAATTGATGATCTTCTTAAGTCGTATCTCAAAAGCCAAG TTAGCAGGGAAAGCAGTCCAGTTAACAAAGACACTTGCAGCAACTCAGATTTGAAGAATTCAACTAAAG ATTCTTCAAACCAGGTTAATGGCTGTAATCATGATTCTGGTTATACTTCAAGTGATGAAGGCAATTTTTCTGAGGAAGTTGATGATAGCCACCATTATGCTGAGTTTGTGAAGAGGAATCAT GGGAAAAGTAATGGCGGTGTCTCTGGTGAGCAG GAGGATAACGATTATGTTTGTACTGATGAAGGAAAG GATGATGAAGCAACTTTATCTGAAGAGGAAGAGTTGGCAAAGAAAGATGGTCCTGATCCTTCGGATGAG ATTAAGCTTCTGCAAAAAGAGAGTGAGATCCCACTAGAAGAACTTCTTGCGAGGTACCCAAAG GATGGCTATGCAGATGACTTAACAGCAGAACTGGAGGATTCACCCACACATTCTAATGAAGAGGTTAATAGTGACATGTCTCTGGATGATCCACCTGCCGACTTGGAACTGAACAATGATACGTCTGAAAATAACGAAATAGCAGAAGTGCTGGGAGCTGAGCATGTGAGCGGCAATGCCCTACAACTAGAAATAGTTTCAGAGCCTAGCGTGCAGGAATGCTCTGTTAAAGAAGGCGAGCTGACTGATGCTAAGGTGATGGCCGATGAGGAAGCTAGTGTACAAGAATGTTCTGTTAAAGAAGTTGAGATGACCGATGCTAAGGTGATGGCCGATCAGGAAACTATTGTACAAGAATGTCCTGTTAAAGAAGATGTGCTGACTGATGCTAAGGTGATGGCCGATGAGGAAACTAGTGTACAAGAACGTTTTGTTAAAGAAGATGAGCAGACTGATGCTAAGGCGATGGCCGATGAGGATACTGGTGACAGTGTAATGgctgatgctgctgctgctgcaagAGCAGCACAACCAACTGGGAACACCTTTTCAACAACAAGTGTCCGCACAAAATTCCCATTCCTTCTCAAGCATTCTCTTCGGGAATATCAGCATATTGGGTTGGACTGGTTGGTTGCTATGTATGAAAAGAGGCTGAATGGAATTTTAGCAGATGAAATGGGTTTAgggaagacaatcatgactatcTCCTTGCTAGCACACCTTGCATGTGAGAAGGGGATATGGGGTCCACATCTTATTGTCGTGCCAACCAGTGTTATGTTAAATTGGGAAACAGAATTTCTGAAATGGTGTCCTGCCTTTAAAATACTTACTTATTTTGGAAGTGCAAAGGAGAGAAAGCAGAAACGTCAAGGTTGGATGAAGCCAAATTTTTTCCATGTATGCATCACGACATACAGGCTAGTTATTCAGGACTCCAAAGCGTTCAAGCGAAAGAAGTGGAAGTATCTTATTCTTGATGAGGCTCATCTGATAAAGAACTGGAAATCACAAAGATGGCAGACTCTGCTGAATTTTAATTCAAAACGACGTATTCTTTTGACTGGAACTCCTTTGCAAAATGACCTTATGGAACTTTGGTCTCTCATGCACTTTTTGATGCCACATGTATTCCAATCTCACCAAGAGTTCAAAGATTGGTTCTGCAATCCGATATCAGGAATGGTGGAGGGCCAAGACAAGGTAAACAAGGAAGTTATTGATCGGTTGCACAATGTCCTCCGCCCATTTATATTACGGCGATTGAAACGAGATGTTGAGAAGCAGTTACCGCAGAAGCATGAGCATGTCATATATTGCCGACTTTCCAGAAGGCAAAGAAACTTGTATGAAGATTTTATTGCCAGCTCAGATACACAAGCTACACTGTCAAGTGGCAACTATTTTGGTATGATTAGTATCATTATGCAACTCAGAAAGGTCTGTAACCATCCAGATCTTTTTGAAGGCCGCCCAATTATCAGCTCATTTGACATGGCAGGGATTGACATGCAGATCAGCTCTTCTGTTTGCATGGTCCTGGATAAGGGGCCATTTTCTCAGGCTGGCCTATCTGATATGAACCTTGTGTTTACTCAAAATGAATTTAATATGACTTCTTGGGAGGCAGATGAGGTTGCTGCTGTCTTTCTTCCAGGCATCACCTCTAGGGGCTCTGGTGCAGAGATTTCTTGCTCTAGTAAGGCTGGTCAGAGAAGGAATGGAACaaatatttttgaagaaattcagaAAGCCTTGCAGGAGGAGAGAATTAAAGAGGCCAAAGAAAGAGCAGCTTCAATTGCTTGGTGGAATAGGTTGAGATGTGAGAAGAGGCCTGTTTATGGTAGAAACATTAGAGAGCTTCTGACCATAAGACATCCTATGTGTGATGTTCTTGAGAAGAAGAACAACCCTTCATGCTACATGGATTTTTCATCGAGTCTAGCAGATCTTGTTCTTTCATCTGTGGAACGCTTCAATAAAATGCTTGGCTTTATTGAATCATTTACTTTTGCAATTCCTGCTGCACGGGCTGCTACTCCTATTTGCTGGTGCAAAAAAAGGAATTCACCTGTTCTTCTTGGACCAGCTTACAGAGAACAATGTATGAATGAGTTCTCGCCCATTCTCTCCCCTATAAGGCCTGCAATTGTTCGCCGTCAAGTGTACTTCCCTGATAGGCGCCTGATCCAGTTTGACTGTGGGAAGTTGCAGGAGCTTGCTATCTTGCTGAGACGTTTGAAGTCAGAAGGACACAGAGCCTTGATATTTACTCAGATGACCAAGATGCTTGATACTTTGGAGGAATTCATTAATTTGTATGGCTATACATATTTGAGGTTAGATGGTTCTACCCAGCCAGAAGAGAGGCAGACACTAATGCAGAGGTTCAATACAAACCCGAAGttttttcttttcattttatCCACTCGCAGTGGCGGTGTGGGAGTCAACCTAGTAGGTGCAGACACTGTTATATTCTATGACAGTGACTGGAACCCTGCAATGGATCAACAAGCCCAAGACAGATGCCACAGGATAGGACAGACTCGTGAAGTTAACATCTATAGGCTGATTAGTGAGAGCACTATAGAGGAGAATATTCTCAAGAAAGCAAATCAGAAGCGAACACTTGATGATTTAGTGATACAACGCGGTTGTTACAATACAGAGTTCTTCAAGAAGCTGGACCCTATGGAATTTTTTTCTGGGCACACACCTCTTAATGTCGAAGAACAGCCGAGGGATCGCTCTATGACTGCTGTATCCTCAAATGAAACTGGTCTGGCGCTGTCAAATGCAGATGTTGAAGCAGCTATTAGACAGGCAGAAGATGAAGCTGACTATATGGCTCTCAAAAGGTTGGAGCAGGAAGAGGCTGCAGACAATCAAGAATTCAGTGAGGAGGTTGCTGGAAGGCTAGAGGATGATGAGCTTGTAAATGAGGAGGATACAAAACCTGATGATCACACCAGTGAAGAGCATAAACATCAAAGTTCTGATGCGGATAAGGATAAAAATGTTGGTTTACCTGTGAACCAAATAAATGAAGAAAAGGCTCTTACATTGGCTGCAGGTGACGGAGATATGGATATGCTTGCTGATGTTAAGCAAATGGCTGCTGCAGCAGCTGCAGCAGGACAAGCGAGTTCATCTTTTGAAAATCACCTTCGGCCAATAGATAGATATGCAATGAGGTTTTTGGAGCTCTGGGATCCAATAATTGACAAAGCTGCTGTAAATTATCAGGTGAATGTTGCAGAGGAAGAATGGGAACTTGAACGCATTGAAAAACTCAAAGAAGATTTAGAAGCAGAAATTGATGAAGACCAGGAACCACTATCTTATGAGT CATGGGATGTTGATTTTGCTACTACAGCGTATCGCCAACAGGTTGAGGCTCTAGCTAAAAAACAG TTGTTGGAGGAACAGGAAAGGCAAGTTCTTGAAGCAGCCAAAGAGCTAGAGGAAATGAATGACATGGCGAG CAGTCACCGCAAAAagtcaaagaagaagaaaaggaaggcagGCAAGTTTAAGTCTTTAAAAAAAGGACGTGTGTCATCTGACTCAGAGGCCATGCACGATGAAACGTCTGTAGATACTATGAGTATTGATGACAATGCACCCTCGCCAGAGCTTATGAGTGATGAATCACCACATCATGGTTCACATAAGCGTAAAAAGATGACACCTAGAAATGAGGAAGTGAGCAGCAGTAGCAGAGCCCTGAAGAAGTTCAAGAAAGCCCCTAAATCGAACTGTACTCCTGAGTCCTCATCACATAAGCACTCGCTCGAAGGCAAGCAACTCAAGTTGATGGATGAAGTGAATGATTCTGATCCGAAGTCGGTGAGAATTAAGAGTGATGGCCGGATTTCCATGGCCTCCATGCCAGCAAAACGTGTTATGGTAATTAAGCCTGAGAGGTTGAAGAAGAAGGGTCTTATGTGGCCTCGAGATTGTGCTTTAGATTCATGGACTACTGAGGAAGATGCAGTTCTTTGTGGAACTGTACATGAGTACGGTCCTGTTTGGGAACTGGCTAGTGACCTTCTTCATTCCATACCTGGTGGTGCATGTTATAGGGGAAGATATCGTCATCCTGTACATTGCTGTGAGAGATTCCGAGAATTATTCTGCAAATATGTATTGTCAGCTACTGACAATGCAAACAGTGAGAAGGCTCCTTCTGGTGCCGGGAAGGCTGTCTTGAAAGTATCTGAG GATCAAACTCGGATGTTGCTGAATGTGATCAGTGAAATTCCTAACAACGAGTTGCTTCTCCAGAAACATTTCATGGCCATACTTTCTTCTGTTTGGAGATCAAAATGTGCTCATGAGTCCCGACGTGTTACAAGTGTTTGTTCTAGTGCAACCCATAACCCTGTTAGATTGAGTGAGAACTGGTCCATGACAAACGACAAGCCATCCTTTAATCTGGTAAGGACAGCCCTCGCAGATGCTCAGGCCCAATGTCCAAGAGTGGCAATACCAACAAGCAATCAGGAACCTCGCCGGAGGCATTTAGATTTAGTATTGGATTTCCGGACAGATCGACATGCTTACCAGGCAGACTTTCCATCTGTGGTGAATGTGTCCATTCTAGAACCAGATCCTATTAGACGCACTGTTGTGCCGGTGGAACAATCACTGCTGTCTGGGCTTCCTCATAGACATGCTGAGAACAGATTCAG GATAGCATCAGAAGCTTGTTTTGAAGGGGAAGGTTCTCACTGGGCATCATCTGTCCACATGAATGATACTGCTCGACATAAATCTGGCTCAAAGTCCACAGGAAAGCACAAAGCAGCTTCAGAATCGGGAAGACCACCGAAATCGAAAATTCAGAGGATGGCTGAACCGCAGGACATGCCGGCTTTGAAGTTTGATTTTCTCCGATCCCCCCGGCAACTGTTGACAAGTGCAGCTGAGTTCCCCATCACACAGTCACTATCCGACTTTGGCATTGATGATTCTGAGTTGACCTACATGGAGGATCTAACTCTAGAAGAGACTGACACTGAGTTTGCCCCATACCAGTATGACCAAGTTTCCCTTGCTGGTATTGAGGAGTTGGATCCTCTCGTGGATTTGACAGACATCGGATGA